The DNA window AGCCGAACAACCGTCGTCGCGCCAAGACCCACGGTTTCCGTCTCCGCATGCGGACGCGTGCCGGTCGCGCCATCCTGGCGACTCGCCGTGCCAAGGGCCGCACGCGCCTTTCCGCCTGATCACCTACAGGTCATGACGTGCTGCCTACCGAGAATCGGCTGAGGCGGCGCGAGGACTTCGCGACCGCGGTACGCCGAGGACGCCGGGCCGGACGCCCGCTCCTCGTCGTACACCTGCGAAGTAGCGGTGCAACGGACCCGCACGCGCCTGGGGAGAGCGTTCCCCAGCCGCGTGCGGGTTTCGTCGTCAGCAAAGCCGTTGGCAACGCTGTCGTACGGAACGTGGTGAAGCGCAGGCTTCGCCACCTGGTCCGGGACCGTCTGTCGGAGCTGCCCCCCGGTAGCCTGGTTGTCGTACGGGCATTGCCCGGATCAGGCGATGCCGACCATGCACAGCTGGCCCGAGACCTGGATGCCGCACTTGAGCGGCTGCTGGGAGGGGGCGCGCGATGAAGTACCCGCTGCTGGCTCTGATCAAGCTGTACCAGTGGACGATCAGTCCGTTGCTCGGGCCTGTCTGCCGGTACTACCCGTCGTGCTCCCACTACGGGTTCACCGCCATCGACCGGCACGGTGCGGTCAAGGGCACGGCCCTGACCGCCTGGCGCATTCTGCGGTGCAATCCGTGGTCGCCGGGCGGTGTGGACCATGTCCCGCTGCGCAAGCGTCCGCGTTGGCACGAAGCGCTGCGCCATGCGTGGAGCGGCGACCGCGGCAGCAAGGGCGGGCAGCACTCCGCCGCTGAGATCAACCCGGCCGCAGAGACCTCGCCCAATGCTCAAGGAGCCTGATTAGTGGACACGATTGCCAGTCTGTTCAGCTTTATCACCACCCCAGTTTCCTGGGTCATCGTCCAGTTCCACACGATGTACGGGGCCCTCTTCGGACCGGACACGGGCTGGGCCTGGGGTCTGTCCATCGTGTCCCTCGTGGTGCTGATCCGGATCTGCCTGATCCCGCTGTTCGTCAAGCAGATCAAGTCGACGCGTGGCATGCAGGCGCTCCAGCCTGAGATGAAGAAGATCCAGGAGCGCTACAAGAACGACAAGCAGCGTCAGTCCGAAGAGATGATGAAGCTGTACAAGGAGACGGGTACCAACCCGCTGTCCTCGTGCCTTCCCATCCTGGCGCAGTCGCCGTTCTTCTTCGCCCTGTACCACGTGCTTTCCAACATCGCCTCGGGCAAGACCGTGGGCGTGATCAACGACGAGCTGCTGGCGAGTGCGCGTGAGGCGCACATCTTCGGTGCTCCGCTGGCCGCGAAGTTCACGGACAGCGCGGCGAAGATGGAGAGTCTCAACGCCTCGCTGTTCGATGTCCGCGTCGTCACCGCGCTCATGATCATCCTGATGTCGGCGTCGCAGTTCTACACGCAGCGCCAGCTGATGACGAAGAACGTCGACCTGACGGTCAAGACGCCGTTCATGCAGCAGCAGAAGATGCTGATGTACATCTTCCCGGTCATGTTCGCCGTCATGGGCATCAACTTCCCCGTCGGTGTCCTCGTCTACTGGCTGACCACCAACGTGTGGACCATGGGTCAGCAGATGTACGTGATCCACGGCAACCCGACTCCGGGAAGCAAGGCTCAGGCCCAGCTGCTGGAGCGGATGCAGAAGTCGATCGTCAAGCACGGCAAGGTCCGCCGTCGGAGCGAGCGCAACGTGATCAAGCAGATCGCCGCCAAGGGCCGTGAGCGCAACGAGGCGGAGCGCAAGTTCGTCAAGGGTCTTGGCATGGCGCGGCTGACGGTGCAGCTCGACGGCACGGTGGCGAAGGGCGAGCCCGAGGTCGAGGCCGAGGACGGTACGACGCCGGATTCCGGCCCGAAGCGGCAGCAGCCCAAGCGTCTGACCAAGGCGCAGCGTCAGGCTGCCGCTGCCGAGTCCGCGGCGAAGCCCTCGCTCCAGAAGGAAGAGCAGGACGACAAGCCCAAGACGGCCGGCAAGCCTTCTTCCGGTTCCGCACGTCAAGCCAAGTCCGGGCAGCGCAAGGGCCAGCAGCGGCCCAAGCACCCGTCCAAGAAGTAATAAGGAGTCCATCCCGTGACGGAAGGCACCACCTCCGTGGCCGCTGAGGGTAGCGACACCCTGACCCGCCTCGAGCAGGAAGGGGAGATCGCGGCCGACTACCTTGAGGGTCTGCTCGACATCACCGACCTCGACGGCGACATCGACATGGACGTCGAGGCCGACCGGGCCGCCGTGTCGATCATCAGTGACACGGGCAGCCGTGATCTCCAGAAGCTCGTGGGCCGTGACGGCGAGGTGCTGGAGGCGCTTCAGGAGCTGACGCGTCTCGCTGTGCACCGTGAGACCGGGGACCGCAGCCGGCTGATGCTGGACATCGCGGGTTTCCGGGCCAAGCGGCGTGAGGAGCTCGCCGAGATCGGCGCGAAGGCCGCGGACGAGGTGAAGGGTTCCGGTGCGCCGGTGAAGCTGGACCCGATGACGCCGTTCGAGCGCAAGGTCGTGCACGACGCGATCGCGGCCGCTGGTCTGCGCAGCGAGTCCGAGGGCGAAGAGCCGGAGCGCTTCGTCGTCGTACTCCCGGCCTGATCGGCCTTGTTTGTCTGTCGGCCCCGTCTGTTCGCAGGCGGGGCCGATCTTTGTCAGCCTGTTAGTCAGCCATCAGTTCGGTAGCGCGGTACGGAAGGACGGTCCCCGTGACGGAGGAAGCAGAGCTTCCCCAGGCGCCTGAAGAGGCACGTGCGGTATTCGGTGAGTTCTTTCCAGCGGCCGTCCGGTACGCGGAGCTTCTCGCGGACGCCGGCGTCAAGCGGGGCCTGATCGGCCCTCGCGAGGTGCCGCGGCTGTGGGAGCGGCACTTGCTGAACTGTGCGGTGCTCTCCGAGGTGGTGCCGGAGGGTCTCACGGTCTGCGACGTGGGTTCGGGTGCCGGGCTTCCGGGAATTCCGCTCGCCCTGGTGCGCCCGGATCTGAAGATCACGCTGCTGGAGCCGCTGCTGCGGCGTACGAACTTCCTTCAGGAGGTCGTCGAGCTGCTGGGTCTGGATCACGTGACGGTGGTGCGCGGCCGGGCGGAGGAGGTCCTCGGGAAGCTGCCTCCGGTCCATGTGGTGACGGCGCGGGCTGTGGCACCGCTGGACCGGCTGGCGGGCTGGGGAGTTCCCCTGCTGCGTCCGTACGGGGAGATGCTGGCCCTCAAGGGCGACACCGCCGAGGAGGAGCTGAAGAGCACCCGTTCCGCGCTGAGCAAGCTCGGTGTGGTGAAGACCGAGGTGCTTCAGGTGGGCGAGGGTGTGGTCAATCCGCTGTCCACGGTGGTGCGTGTGGAGGTCGGGGAGAGTCCTGGCGGGGTGCGGTTCGCGGCCAAGCGGGCCAAGGCGGCGCGGCCGTCACGTACGCGTCGGCGCCGTTGATCTGCCCTTTTTATCAGCGATGCTCCATACAAGCTGCCATACGTACGCACTGCGGAGTGTCGTGAAGATGTAGGTGCACTGCCGGTGCATCGTGTTTCACGTGAAACGTCGCTCTCTGCTGCATGGAATCATCAGCCGCGGTCGTGCGGCTGCCACACCGCGCGACCGCAAGGCCGTAAGAGGGACGGAGTTGTCCACAGAGGTGGATTCGTCCACAGAAGAACGGGCCTCGCTGGTTCATGACCCCGAAAGCATGGCAGGCTCTGTGCATTGCGAGCCTGAAGTCGAGGAGAGTGAATCCTTGCGGTCCGACGCCAACATCGCGGGACCGATGACCGACCCGGTCCCCGGTCCCCGATCCGAATCGGTGGGGGAGGATGTTTCACGTGAAACACCGCCCCCTATGGACGACACCCCCATTGGTCGTGCTGCCCAGCTGGCGGTAGAAGCTCTTGGCCGTGCAGGCGAGGGCCTGCCCCGTCCTGAGCAGACACGCGTCATGGTGGTGGCCAACCAGAAGGGCGGCGTCGGGAAGACCACGTCTACGGTCAACCTCGCCGCTTCGCTCGCGCTGCACGGCGCGCGCGTCCTGGTGGTGGACCTCGACCCGCAGGGCAACGCTTCCACGGCGCTGGGCATCGACCATCACGCCGAAGTTCCCTCGATCTATGACGTCCTCGTGGACAGCAGGCCGCTCTCCGAAGTGGTCCAGCCGGTCCCGGACGTCGAAGGTCTCTTCTGCGCCCCGGCCACCATCGATCTCGCCGGTGCGGAGATCGAGCTGGTGTCGCTGGTGGCGCGGGAGAGTCGCTTGCAGCGGGCTATCCAGGCGTACGAGCAGCCGCTGGACTACATCCTCATCGACTGCCCGCCTTCCCTGGGCCTGCTGACCGTCAATGCGATGGTCGCCGGTGCCGAGGTGCTGATCCCCATCCAGTGCGAGTACTACGCGCTGGAGGGACTGGGGCAGCTCCTGCGGAACGTCGACCTGGTGCGGGGGCACCTCAACCCGGACCTGCATGTGTCGACGATCCTGCTGACCATGTACGACGGCAGGACCCGGCTCGCCTCTCAGGTGGCCGACGAAGTGCGTACCCACTTCGGCAAGGAGGTGCTCCGGACGAGCATCCCGAGGTCCGTGCGTATCTCGGAAGCGCCGAGCTACGGGCAGACCGTGCTCACCTATGACCCGGGATCCAGCGGAGCGCTTTCCTACCTGGAAGCGGCCCGTGAGATCGCGTTGCGGGGCGTCGGGGTGCACTACGACCCGCAGCATGCCCACTCGGGCAGCCAGAACAGCCAGCAGAGCATGTCGGAGGGGATCCAGTGAGTGAGCGACGTAGAGGGTTGGGGCGTGGGCTCGGTGCGCTGATCCCTGCCGCTTCGCAGGAGAAGCCGAGTCCGCCCGTGGGGGCGGCCTCGACGTCCCCCGGTTCGGTGCCGGTGATGACGGCGGAGCGCGGGGTGGCGGCCGCGAAGGTCACGTCGCTCCCCGCCGGCGGCGTTTCACGTGAAACCGAAGTTCCCGGGCAGGGGGCGCAGCCGGAGGCCGCTGGGCCCAGTGAGGTCGCGGGTGTTCATTTCGCGGAGCTTCCGCTGGATTCCATCAAGCCGAACTCGCGCCAACCGCGTGAGGTGTTCGACGAGGACGCGCTCGCGGAGCTGGTCACCTCCATCAAGGAGGTCGGACTCCTCCAGCCCGTCGTCGTACGGCAGCTGGGCCCTGAGCGGTACGAGCTCATCATGGGCGAGCGCCGGTGGCGTGCGTGCAGGGAAGCGGGTCTCGATCGGATCCCGGCGATTGTCCGAGCCACAGAGGACGAGAAGCTTCTCCTCGACGCGCTGCTGGAGAACCTGCACCGGGCGCAGCTGAACCCGCTGGAAGAGGCTGCCGCGTACGACCAGCTGCTCAAGGACTTCAACTGCACGCACGACCAGCTGGCGGACCGGATCGGGCGCTCGCGTCCGCAGGTGTCCAACACACTGCGCCTGCTGCGGCTCTCGCCGTCGGTGCAGCGCAGGGTCGCGGCGGGCGTGCTGTCCGCCGGGCATGCGCGGGCGTTGCTCGGGGTGGACGACTCCGAGGAGCAGGACCGTCTGGCGCACCGCATCGTGGCCGAGGGGCTGTCGGTACGTGCGGTCGAGGAGATCGTGACTCTGATGGGCTCGGGCCCGCAGAGCAGTCCGAAGGCGAAGGGACCGCGCGCGGGTACCCGGCTGTCACCCGCGCTGTCCAGCCTCGCTTCGCGTCTCTCGGACAGGTTCGAGACGCGGGTGAAGGTCGACCTGGGGCAGAAGAAGGGGAAGATCGTCGTCGAATTCGCGTCGATGGAGGACCTGGAGCGGATTCTTGGGACACTCGCCCCCGGCGAGGGGCGGGTTCTAGAGAAGGGGCTCACCGAAGAGGACCCGGAGGGCAGCGAGAGCTGATCGCCGGCCGAGAGCTGTTGCAGGGCGGGCTGTGTCCGGAGCAATCTGGAACACTTCCCGCCCTTTGCTCTCTCTCGGTATCCGTTCGATCTCGGGGTGGATACGATGCGTTCTGGTATGGCGCATCCACCTTGGTTCACTTTGAGAAGGAGGGCGGGGGCCATGCGATCGGTGAGTCGCAGCCAACTGGTGACCGCGGGTCTGAGTGTCGGAGCGGTCGGCGGGTTCGTCGGCAGTCTGCTTCGGGAACGGGGCGCGCTGGCGGCCGCCCGTGACGCGGCAGGGGAAGGAAGCGAGGAACATCCTTCATGGGACGTCGGCTCGTACCGCTCACGCTGGACAATCTTCCGGACCTCCCCAAGCGCTGCCGCTCCTGCGTCTTCTGGGAACTTGATCCGGTCAGTGGAGAAGCAGCGGTAAAGGCAGGCACTCCGGAGCTGGAGAAGGAAGCCTGGATCTCGGCGGTCCTGCTGGAGTGGGGTTCGTGCGGGCGGGTGGTCTACGTGGACGAGGTCCCCGCGGGCTTCGTGCTGTACGCACCGCCGGCCTACGTACCGAGGTCGACGGCCTTCCCGACCAGCCCGGTGTCGCCGGACGCGGTGCAGTTGATGACGGCCTGGATCATGCCCAGCTATCAGGGGCAGGGGCTGGGGCGCGTCATGGTGCAGACCGTAGCCAAGGACTTGCTGCGGCGGGGATTCAAGGCCATCGAGGCGTTCGGCGATGCCCGCTGGACGGAGCCCGCTTGTCTGTTGCCTGCGGACCACCTGCTGTCGGTCGGCTTCAAGACGGTACGCCCGCATCCGCTGCACCCCCGGCTGAGGCTGGAGCTCAGGACGACGCTTTCCTGGAAGGAAGACGTCGAGCTGGCACTGGACAGACTGCTGGGGGCGGTGCAGAAGGAGCCGGTGCTCCGTCCGCTGTAGGGCTGAAAAACGTGTGTGGGCTCATCCCCGACAGGGATGAGCCCACACACGTTTCACGTGAAACAGGAACCAGAGGCCGGTGTCAGGCCTTGGTGACCTCTTCGCCGATGAAGTCGCCGAGGTCGCGCAGAAGTGCGGCCTTCGGCTTGGCGCCGACGATGGTCTTGGCGACCTCGCCGTTCAGGTAGACGTTCAGCGTCGGGATGGACATGACGCCGTACTTGGCTGCGGTGGCCGGGTTCTCGTCGATGTTGAGCTTGACGATCTCGATCTCGTCGTGCTCGGCCGCGATCGCTTCGAGAGACGGGGCGATCTGGCGGCACGGTCCGCACCAGGCGGCCCAGAAGTCCACCAGTACGGGCTTGTCGCTCTTGAGGACGTCCTGCTCAAAGGATGCGTCGGTCACGTTCTTCAAGGTGCCGGCCACGGCAGCCTCCTTAACTTCGGGTGGGGTGTGGGGTGGGGAAGAGGGTGAGATCAGGCGGCGGTGGTCTTCTCCGGCTCGGCCACCTTGTCGGTGTCCGCCAGAGCGGCCAGGAATCGCTCGGCGTCGAGTGCGGCCGAGCAGCCGGTGCCGGCGGCCGTGATGGCCTGCCGGTAGGTGTGGTCCACCACGTCGCCGGCGGCGAAGACACCGGTGAGGTTCGTGCGCGTTGACGGTGCGTCGACCTTCACGTAACCCTCTTCGTCCAGCTCCAGCTGGCCCTTGAACAGTTCGGTGCGCGGGTCGTGGCCCACGGCGATGAACAGTCCGGTGACGGGCAGCGGGGTGATCTCGCCGCTCTTGGTGTCCCGCAGCGTCACGCCCGAGAGCTTCTGGTCGCCCTGGAGCTCGGCGATCGAGCTGTCCCAGGCGAACTTGATCTTCGGGTCGGCGAAGGCGCGGTCCTGCATCGCCTTGGAGGCGCGCAGGGTGTCACGGCGGTGGACGATGGTGACGGACTTGGCGAAGCGGGAGAGGAAGGTCGCCTCTTCCATCGCCGTGTCGCCGCCGCCGACCACGGCGATGTCCTGGTCCTTGAAGAAGAACCCGTCGCAGGTGGCGCACCAGGAGACGCCGCGTCCGGAGAGCGCGTCCTCCTTGGGCAGACCGAGCTTGCGGTGCTGGGAGCCCGTCGAGACGATGACCGCCTTGGCGCGGTGAACCGTACCGGCGGTGTCGGTGACGGTCTTGATGTCGCCGGTGAGGTCGACGGACACGATGTCGTCCGGAACGAGCTCGGCGCCGAAGCGCTCGGCCTGGGCGCGCATGTTGTCCATCAGGTCGGGGCCCATGATGCCGTCGCGGAACCCGGGGAAGTTCTCCACGTCGGTGGTGTTCATCAGAGCACCGCCTGCGGTCACCGCACCCTCGAACACCAGCGGCTTCAACGACGCACGCGCGGTGTACAGCGCGGCGGTGTAGCCGGCGGGCCCGGAGCCGATGATGATCACGTTTCGGACGTCGCTCACGGGTAATTTCCTCGTCTCTGCGGACTGCCTGCTGCCTACGGGGCCTGTCTGGGACTCTCACCCCACCCAACGGATCCTAAGGGGCATGCATTCCCGAGGTGTCCGGCCCCATTCGGGCCCGATGTCAACGGCGAGGGTAGGTCTGTGTCAGCAGAATCTCACCCTTGACGGGCGGAGCGGCTCCCTCACACGCGGCGTCGACGACGTATGCCTGCACCCGGGTGGCGTCGGTGGTGTGCGGAAGGACGAGGAGGAAGGCCCTCCTGCCGTCGTACGTGCCTTCCTCCGCGGCGAGCGGGACCGTGTTGCGGCCAGTGCCCTCGTGGACGCACTGCGGCACCGGCACGTCTGTCTTGCGCAGGGGCGTGTGGGACTCGATACCCATGGAAGGGGCGTTCTCGGTCGTCTCCTCCTGGGAGAGCGGCTGCTGGGCGATCAGGTCCTGGACGCGGTTCTCGAGGGCGCTCGCGGAGAACGTGGGACCTGACCTCATCTTCGCGGTGGCGCTCCTGTCAGCGGTGGCGTCCTTGCCGTCCGGTGACTCGACCGACTGGAGCAGGAACACGCCCATGCCGAGGGCGGCCGTACCGAACAGGGCGCCGAGGACGGCACCGCGCCGACGGCGCCTGGTCCTGCTGTCCCGGCCGGGCCCGGTGGTCGCGCGGGGGCGGCCGGCGGGGCGGTCTGCTGCCGGTACGGGGTCGGCGAGGTGAGACGGGTGCGCTGTTTCACGTGAAACAGGCGGGGTCTCCTCGTGGGCCGTGGAGTCCAGGAGCGCTTCGGCGGCCAGCGCGGCGTCGATGCGGCCCGCGACATCGCCCGGCATCCGGGGCGGCCCGGGCAGGGTCCCGAGCAGTCCGCGAATCTCGTCCAGGGATGCCTGTACGTCGCGGCACAGAGCGCATTCTTCGAGGTGTCGGCGTACGTCCGCCGTGCGGGAAGGGGTGAGGAGCCCCTCGGCGAGGTCGGAGATCTCCGAGACATCCGGGTGCTGAGTCGTGCCGGCCCTCGATGTCATGCGCGCTCACCTCCGCCCTTCACCGCAGCAGGATCGCTCGGTCCCGCATCCGTTGGTCCCGCGACCGCTTGTTCCGCGGTCCCGGGTTTCTTTGGGCTCTTGGGCCCCGATGCCGGTGGGACGGATGCCCCGGGCGTCCGGTTCCTTCCCCCGCCGGAGTCCTCGCTACCCCCGGTGGGGGTGCGCAGATGGGTGAGGAGTGGCAGCAGCCGGGCGCGGCCGCGCGCACAGCGGCTTTTCACCGTTCCGGTCGGCACATCGAGGACGCGGGCGGCTTCCGCCACTGGATAGCCCTGCATGTCCACCAGGACGAGCGCGGCCCGCTGTTCGGGGGGAAGGGTCGCCAGGGCCGCGATGAGCTCTCTGTGGAGGTCCTGGCGCTCCGCGGGCGCTTCGGCGGACTCGTGGGGCTCCAGGAGCTGGTCCAGGCGGTCCGCGTCGTCGACCGGGGCGGTCTTGCGCGACGCCGCCTTGCGGGCCCGGTCGAGGCAGGCATTGACGGTGATGCGGTGCAGCCAGGTGGTGACGGCGGACTGCCCGCGGAAGGTGTGGGCGGCGCGGTAGGCGGACACCAGGGCGTCCTGTACGGCGTCGGCCGCCTCCTCGCGGTCGCCGAGCGTGCGCAGGGCCACGGCCCACAGCCGGTCGCGGTGGCGCCGTACGAGCTCACCGAACGCGTCGGGGTCGCCTTTGACATGAGCGGCCAGGAGGTCCTGGTCGCTTGTGGCGCGGTGCGCGGCGTCGTCCAACGGTGAGCCCCCTCCCCCTGGTGTGCCGGTCAGCCCGAGACCCTGATCTCCGAGATTCCGCCACGGAAACTGCCGGCCGATCCGTCGGTCGGAAGTTCCGTGATGTGGATCAGGATGTACCGGGTACGGACCGGCTTGTCGAGCGTGGCTTCCAGCTTGCCTTCCGTCGGCTCCAGTTTCGTCATCTCCTGAGAGAAATCGGAGACGGCGGTCGGCTGTGCGGCGTCTTCGGGCGCGGCGAGGACTTCGGCGGTCTGGCCGCTGCGGTACATGTCGATGTCGATGCCGGAGACGTCCTTGACGCTGCCGAGGTCGACGATGATCCCGCTGCCTTCCCTGCGGTGCGGGAGATTGCCGAAGTTGGCGAACCCCTTGTACGACGGGGTGATCCAGGCGGTGCCGGTCTGGCCGTCGATGGCGTTCGGAACGTCCTCAGGCTCTATCCCGGAGCCGCCCGGGGCGAACACCGTCGCGTCGGCGATGCGGATCGGCTTTGGGTCCCGCTTCTTCGGCGCCTCGTCGTCGTTCGGCTGCGAGGTCTTCGGGTCGCCGGAGTCCTGGCCGCGGTCCAGGAGCGTGTCCGCGAGCTGCCAGCTGCCGAGGCCGAGGGCGGCGATGAGCAGCGCGGCCACGCTCCACTTGAGGGCTTTGCCGGTGCGGCCCTGGAGGGGCCGCGGAGGTACGGCCGCGACCGCCTGGGCCGTGGGCAGACCGGCGTGCGGGCCGGGCCTGCCGTAGGTGCCCTGCTGGTACGTGGTGCGCTGGTACTCCGGCAGCGCCGTGAAGGTGGGCTCCGGCGGGCGGATGCGGGGCAGCGCGGCGACGGCCTTGGCCAGCTCGTCGGGGGTCGTGCAGGGCGGTTCCTGGCGTGAGGCGGTGGCGCCGTCGTTGACCAGGGCACGCATGGCGAGCTCGGAGAGGCCCCGGTGGATGCCGGCGCGGACCTGGTCGGGGGGGATCAGACCGACGCCCTTGGGCAGCCCGGAGAGGCCGTAGGCGTCTCTCTCGTACGGCCAGCGCTGGGTCAGGGCGGCGTACAGGAGTGCACCGATCGCCTCGGTGTCGGTGCGCTGCGGACGGTCGGAAGCGATGCCGCGCAGGGCGGCGTTCACGGCGAGACCTCTGATCCGGTACTGGCCCGAGGAGGTCCGCAGGATGGCGCCGGGGGTGAGCCTGAGGTGCGCGAGGCCCTCGCGGTGGGCCGCGGCCATGGCCTGGGAGACCTGGCTGACGAGCTGGTACGCCTCGTGCGCGTCCAGCGGCCCGGCGGCGAGCATCGCCGTCAGTTCGGTGGCGTCGGGCAGCCACTCGTGGACGACGTAGACGAGGTCGTTCTCCTCCACCGCGTCGAGGACCTGGACGAACCGGGGGTCGCCGAGCAGCGCCGAGGAGCGGGCCGCGGCGAGCACGGACCTGGCCCGCGGGTGGTCCGCGGGCAGCAGGTGCACGCCCACGGCGCGGCGCAGTTTCTCGTCGACCGCCCGCCAACTGCTGAAACCGTCCAGACGGGTGACGCATTCTTCGAGCCGGTAGCGTCTGGCGAGCTTGTGTCCACTGTGCAGCTCAGGTGTCGCGCTGGGGGGTTCGGCGCCTTGGCGCTCGCCGTCCGCGTCGCTCTTGCTGTCGTCCGCTGGCTCCTGGGCTTTCTCCACCCCGTCGGCCGTGGCCTTGTCCGCCTTGGCGGCCAGCGGTTCGTCACCGCTGTTGTCTGCCACGTCGACGGCAGCCGTGCTACGTTCCGCCACCGTCGTTCCTGCCTCCCCATCCGTTGCGCGCTGTTGAACAGCCATGCCAATTGTGCCCACAGTCCGGCGCTATGCACGACACGCGGCGGCCGGTGATGGTTGTGCGGAGCCGCACGGCCGCTCAGCGCCCGAGGCGTCCGCGCACCATGCCGACCATGGCGTTGAGCTCCACGATCCGCATTCTCTTCGCGGCGAGGAAGAAGACTCCCAGCAGTACGATGCCTCCGCCGACCAGGGCCGCCAGCGATCCGAGGGCGCCACTGCCCAGGATCCGCATGAGGTAGTAGGCCGCGCCGCCGCCGAGGATCGCCGCCGGTACGGACGCACCGGAGAGCCTGGCGTACGTACGCAGGACGTGCTTGCCGTCCAGGTCGCCGCCCAGCCGCTTGGCCAGGCGCCGCCAGGCCACACCGACGCCGATGGCGTAGGCCAGGCCGTAGGAGCCCGCCATACCGACCACCGCCCACTGGGACGGCAGGACGACGTAACAGAGCGCGGAGGCCGCCGCGTTGACCGCTGCGACGATGACGGTGTTGTAGAAGGGGGTCCGGGTGTCCTCGTACGCGTAGAACCCGCGCAGGACGACGTACTGCACGGAGTACGGGATGAGTCCGAGGCCGAACGCCATCAGGATGAAGCCCATGGACTGGGCCGCCTGGTGCCCGGTGGACGCGAACAGCAGGGTGCACATGGGGACGCCGAGCGCCAGGAACGCGAACGCGACCGGAACGATCGCGACGGCCGAGTTGCGCAGCCCCTGCGAGATGTCGTCGCGGACGGCGCCCGGGTCGTTGTCGTGCGCGGCGCGCGAGATGCGGGGCAGCAGGGCGGCCATGACCGAGACCGTGATGATGGCCTGCGGCATGCCCCAGATCAGCTGGGCGTTCGAGTAGGCCAGGATGCCGGCGCCATCCTTGTCGGACGCCGCACCTGCCGCCGTGGCGAGCTGGGTGACGACGACGACACCCGCCTGGTTGGCGAGAACGAACAGGACGGTCCACTTGGCGAGCTTGACCGTCTTGCCCAGGCCGTGGCCCTTCCAGTCGAAGCGGGGACGGAAGCGGAATCCGGTCTCGCGCAGGTACGGGATCATCGCCAGCGCCTGGACGGTGAGGCCGAGCAGCGTGCCGATGCCCAGGAGCCGGATGCCCTCGTCCGGGATGGTCTGCACACCCATCCGGGTCTCGGCGGAGGTGCCGTACACCCAGATGAACAGTCCGAAGGTGACGATCATGACGATGTTGTTGAGGACGGGAGTCCACATCATCGCGCCGAACCTGCCGCGGGCGTTGAGGATCTGGCCCATGACGACGTGCACGCCCATGAAGAAGATCGTGGGCAGGCAGTAACGGGCGAACGTGACGGCGACGCTGTTGGCCGCCGGGTCGTCGGCGATGGTGGGCGACATCGCGTGCACCAGGTACGGCG is part of the Streptomyces agglomeratus genome and encodes:
- the rpmH gene encoding 50S ribosomal protein L34, coding for MSKRTFQPNNRRRAKTHGFRLRMRTRAGRAILATRRAKGRTRLSA
- the yidC gene encoding membrane protein insertase YidC — protein: MDTIASLFSFITTPVSWVIVQFHTMYGALFGPDTGWAWGLSIVSLVVLIRICLIPLFVKQIKSTRGMQALQPEMKKIQERYKNDKQRQSEEMMKLYKETGTNPLSSCLPILAQSPFFFALYHVLSNIASGKTVGVINDELLASAREAHIFGAPLAAKFTDSAAKMESLNASLFDVRVVTALMIILMSASQFYTQRQLMTKNVDLTVKTPFMQQQKMLMYIFPVMFAVMGINFPVGVLVYWLTTNVWTMGQQMYVIHGNPTPGSKAQAQLLERMQKSIVKHGKVRRRSERNVIKQIAAKGRERNEAERKFVKGLGMARLTVQLDGTVAKGEPEVEAEDGTTPDSGPKRQQPKRLTKAQRQAAAAESAAKPSLQKEEQDDKPKTAGKPSSGSARQAKSGQRKGQQRPKHPSKK
- the rnpA gene encoding ribonuclease P protein component encodes the protein MLPTENRLRRREDFATAVRRGRRAGRPLLVVHLRSSGATDPHAPGESVPQPRAGFVVSKAVGNAVVRNVVKRRLRHLVRDRLSELPPGSLVVVRALPGSGDADHAQLARDLDAALERLLGGGAR
- the yidD gene encoding membrane protein insertion efficiency factor YidD, translated to MKYPLLALIKLYQWTISPLLGPVCRYYPSCSHYGFTAIDRHGAVKGTALTAWRILRCNPWSPGGVDHVPLRKRPRWHEALRHAWSGDRGSKGGQHSAAEINPAAETSPNAQGA
- the rsmG gene encoding 16S rRNA (guanine(527)-N(7))-methyltransferase RsmG; amino-acid sequence: MTEEAELPQAPEEARAVFGEFFPAAVRYAELLADAGVKRGLIGPREVPRLWERHLLNCAVLSEVVPEGLTVCDVGSGAGLPGIPLALVRPDLKITLLEPLLRRTNFLQEVVELLGLDHVTVVRGRAEEVLGKLPPVHVVTARAVAPLDRLAGWGVPLLRPYGEMLALKGDTAEEELKSTRSALSKLGVVKTEVLQVGEGVVNPLSTVVRVEVGESPGGVRFAAKRAKAARPSRTRRRR
- a CDS encoding GNAT family N-acetyltransferase gives rise to the protein MGRRLVPLTLDNLPDLPKRCRSCVFWELDPVSGEAAVKAGTPELEKEAWISAVLLEWGSCGRVVYVDEVPAGFVLYAPPAYVPRSTAFPTSPVSPDAVQLMTAWIMPSYQGQGLGRVMVQTVAKDLLRRGFKAIEAFGDARWTEPACLLPADHLLSVGFKTVRPHPLHPRLRLELRTTLSWKEDVELALDRLLGAVQKEPVLRPL
- a CDS encoding ParB/RepB/Spo0J family partition protein, encoding MSERRRGLGRGLGALIPAASQEKPSPPVGAASTSPGSVPVMTAERGVAAAKVTSLPAGGVSRETEVPGQGAQPEAAGPSEVAGVHFAELPLDSIKPNSRQPREVFDEDALAELVTSIKEVGLLQPVVVRQLGPERYELIMGERRWRACREAGLDRIPAIVRATEDEKLLLDALLENLHRAQLNPLEEAAAYDQLLKDFNCTHDQLADRIGRSRPQVSNTLRLLRLSPSVQRRVAAGVLSAGHARALLGVDDSEEQDRLAHRIVAEGLSVRAVEEIVTLMGSGPQSSPKAKGPRAGTRLSPALSSLASRLSDRFETRVKVDLGQKKGKIVVEFASMEDLERILGTLAPGEGRVLEKGLTEEDPEGSES
- a CDS encoding ParA family protein; translated protein: MAGSVHCEPEVEESESLRSDANIAGPMTDPVPGPRSESVGEDVSRETPPPMDDTPIGRAAQLAVEALGRAGEGLPRPEQTRVMVVANQKGGVGKTTSTVNLAASLALHGARVLVVDLDPQGNASTALGIDHHAEVPSIYDVLVDSRPLSEVVQPVPDVEGLFCAPATIDLAGAEIELVSLVARESRLQRAIQAYEQPLDYILIDCPPSLGLLTVNAMVAGAEVLIPIQCEYYALEGLGQLLRNVDLVRGHLNPDLHVSTILLTMYDGRTRLASQVADEVRTHFGKEVLRTSIPRSVRISEAPSYGQTVLTYDPGSSGALSYLEAAREIALRGVGVHYDPQHAHSGSQNSQQSMSEGIQ
- the trxA gene encoding thioredoxin; amino-acid sequence: MAGTLKNVTDASFEQDVLKSDKPVLVDFWAAWCGPCRQIAPSLEAIAAEHDEIEIVKLNIDENPATAAKYGVMSIPTLNVYLNGEVAKTIVGAKPKAALLRDLGDFIGEEVTKA
- a CDS encoding protein jag, which produces MTEGTTSVAAEGSDTLTRLEQEGEIAADYLEGLLDITDLDGDIDMDVEADRAAVSIISDTGSRDLQKLVGRDGEVLEALQELTRLAVHRETGDRSRLMLDIAGFRAKRREELAEIGAKAADEVKGSGAPVKLDPMTPFERKVVHDAIAAAGLRSESEGEEPERFVVVLPA